A single genomic interval of Hevea brasiliensis isolate MT/VB/25A 57/8 chromosome 4, ASM3005281v1, whole genome shotgun sequence harbors:
- the LOC110658554 gene encoding BURP domain-containing protein 5-like, with the protein MEFHLLSIFAFFCLALRGSNASLPAEVYWKSMLPDTSMPKALQDLLQPEFKNGISISTLSFVSTRFQGRYGIAYWPELRKSNEVFIPSETTIFFLYDDLLPHKNMTLNFTKSNKTSNFLPRKIAETIPFSSNMLPQILKYFSIKPSSKEAQIAKRTIEDCEAPNIRGENKYCATSLESLVDFVITKFGKKVQALANEAEKENKEQEYTISKGIKMIGDNQIVCHRQRYAYVVFYCHMINATKAYTIPLEGVDGSKAKAIAVCHTDTSAWNPKHIAFQILKVKPGGPPICHFFNSDTIVWVPK; encoded by the exons ATGGAGTTTCATCTTCTTTCCATCTTTGCTTTCTTCTGT CTTGCTTTAAGAGGAAGCAATGCTTCTTTACCTGCAGAGGTGTATTGGAAGTCCATGTTACCAGACACTTCCATGCCCAAAGCTCTACAAGATCTTTTACAGCCTG AATTCAAGAATGGAATTTCAATCTCCACTCTTTCATTCGTGAGTACGAGATTCCAGGGAAGGTATGGAATTGCATATTGGCCAGAATTGAGAAAATCTAATGAAGTTTTCATACCAAGTGAAACCACTATATTCTTCTTATATGATGATCTCCTTCCTCACAAAAACATGACCCTTAATTTtactaaatcaaacaaaacctccAATTTCTTGCCAAGAAAAATTGCTGAAACCATACCATTTTCAAGCAATATGTTACCACAAATTCTCAAATATTTTTCCATAAAACCTTCGTCAAAGGAAGCTCAAATTGCAAAACGAACAATTGAAGACTGTGAGGCACCAAATATTAGGGGAGAAAATAAATATTGTGCTACCTCTTTAGAATCACTAGTTGATTTTGTCATTACAAAGTTTGGGAAGAAAGTTCAGGCGCTTGCGAATGAGGCAGAAAAGGAGAATAAAGAACAGGAGTATACTATTTCAAAGGGAATCAAAATGATTGGAGATAATCAAATAGTGTGCCACAGGCAGAGATATGCATATGTTGTATTTTACTGTCATATGATCAATGCCACAAAGGCTTATACGATTCCATTGGAAGGCGTTGATGGCTCCAAAGCTAAAGCCATTGCAGTTTGCCACACAGATACATCTGCTTGGAACCCCAAGCATATTGCCTTCCAGATCCTGAAGGTTAAGCCTGGAGGACCTCCAATTTGTCACTTCTTTAATAGTGATACCATTGTTTGGGTACCCAAATAG